Proteins encoded by one window of Channa argus isolate prfri chromosome 1, Channa argus male v1.0, whole genome shotgun sequence:
- the LOC137106379 gene encoding T-cell differentiation antigen CD6-like, translating into MKLNKYILIVQLSCLCKAFQNTSTPTATTDLQVNTEGNNTTKQIQEEINSDPFVQPINSRCNWTLRMPENRSSVYVPLTADAADLLAVQICQELDCGVVFAVNRTSSPANSTCFHDCFYANGRLQNCSESKGNNCTIIEVFCGNNVVQLAEGNSRCDGRVELWRDGRWGTVCDDQWSLRDADVVCDQLKCGYALNVTGQGGSFPPGRGPIYRDELNCTGKEKNLWDCPAARDESDCGHKEDAGVVCSEMRAIRLTGGLDRCSGILEVHRNGSWGTVCDNCWNKELASMVCSMLQCGDEPQNYTQFNPPLKHNNGTRYYYSCDRRHQNLWQCFEYTMPHLCIDSKASGVICKGSRGFPAISTENVTGVTASTAPPTTITTAGVFFTPSPTLLSTIVLSLLLLVFLITNTVLCCLYRRRHAFLLQQSRASPRQLTSERHQNNNDGDVDLVKVTTNPVQTDAPNPRYIWTQLSSVDSTSVDTDYEQHDPSNDPSTPLSTFRNSQRYRTDVNPLMRPSGLDSLCEEGPEPTIEAGGTFTNYNGGPTDPQYTRVSKISVDSFDTSSTSSGECYENINGCVTAPEPGQLFGNNGAFDPSRLVDGHQHQFYTEQATNPVSSDEDDDHIYSPVSPD; encoded by the exons ATGAAgctgaacaaatacattttaattgttcAACTGAGCTGTCTTTGTAAAG CTTTTCAAAATACGTCTACTCCTACAGCCACAACAGATCTCCAGGTCAACACAGAGggaaataatacaacaaaacaaatacaggaaGAAATTAACA gtGACCCTTTTGTCCAACCAATTAATAGTAGATGCAACTGGACACTCAGGATGCCTGAAAACAGGAGCAGTGTTTATGTGCCGCTCACAGCAGACGCTGCAGATTTGCTCGCGGTACAGATCTGTCAGGAGCTCGACTGTGGCGTCGTGTTTGCCGTGAATAGAACCAGCTCACCTGCCAACTCCACCTGCTTTCATGACTGCTTCTATGCAAATGGtcgtttgcagaactgctcagAGAGTAAAGGAAATAATTGCACGATTATTGAAGTTTTTTGTG GCAACAATGTGGTGCAGCTGGCAGAAGGCAACAGCCGATGTGATGGACGGGTGGAGTTGTGGAGAGATGGGAGATGGGGCACGGTGTGTGACGACCAGTGGAGCCTGAGGGATGCTGACGTGGTTTGCGACCAGCTTAAATGTGGTTACGCCCTGAACGTGACAGGACAGGGCGGCTCCTTCCCACCGGGCAGAGGGCCCATCTACCGGGACGAGCTGAACTGCACGGGCAAAGAGAAGAACCTGTGGGACTGTCCGGCTGCACGGGACGAGTCCGACTGCGGACACAAGGAGGACGCTGGGGTCGTGTGTTCAG AGATGAGAGCAATCAGACTGACTGGAGGTCTGGACCGCTGCTCCGGGATCCTGGAGGTCCACCGTAACGGCAGCTGGGGCACGGTGTGCGACAACTGCTGGAATAAAGAGTTAGCCTCCATGGTGTGCTCCATGCTGCAGTGTGGGGACGAGCCTCAGAATTACACTCAGTTTAATCCTCCCCTCAAACACAACAACGGGACACGGTATTACTATAGCTGCGATCGACGACATCAGAACCTGTGGCAGTGCTTCGAGTACACCATGCCGCACCTCTGCATAGACTCGAAAGCATCAGGTGTCATCTGCAAAG GTTCCCGCGGTTTTCCAGCAATCAGCACGGAAAATGTCACTGGGGTGACAGCTTCCACTG CTCCTCCAACCACCATCACAACTGCTGGCGTTTTCTTCACGCCGTCTCCGACGCTTCTCAGCACCATTGTGctgtctctgctgctcctcGTGTTTCTGATCACTAACACCGTGCTCTGCTGCCTTTACAGGCGAAGACACG CTTTTCTGCTCCAGCAGTCGCGTGCCAGCCCGCGACAACTTACCTCTGAACGTcatcaaaacaacaatgacGGCGACGTGGATCTCGTCAAAGTCACCACCAACCCCGTGCAGACAGACG CCCCCAACCCCAGGTATATTTGGACCCAGCTAAGTAGTGTTGACAGCACATCAGTAGATACAGACTATGAGCAGCACGACCCAAGCAATGACCCGTCTACCCCTTTGTCAACCTTTCGAA ATTCTCAGCGGTACAGAACAGACGTAAACCCTTTGATGAGGCCTTCGGGGCTTGACAGCCTCTGTGAGGAAG GCCCTGAACCCACAATCGAAGCGGGCGGAACATTTACAAACTATAACGGAGGTCCCACAGATCCTCAATACACCAGAGTGTCAAAAATCTCGGTCGACTCCTTCGACACCTCCAGCACATCCTCTGGGGAATGCTACGAAAATATAAACGGCTGTGTCACTG CTCCAGAACCAGGACAGTTATTTGGTAACAATGGTGCTTTTGATCCTTCAAGACTTGTTGACGGGCATCAGCATCAGTTCTACACTGAACAAGCAACAAACCCTGTTTCAA GTGATGAAGATGACGACCACATCTACTCCCCAGTGAGCCCCGACTGA